In Flavobacteriales bacterium, the following proteins share a genomic window:
- a CDS encoding peptide MFS transporter has protein sequence MSQQNQEMLGHPKGLFYLFFAELWERFSYYGMRALLTLYMVNEFFMYITDEAYREEMSFGIFAAYGSLVYATPVLGGMIADKFIGFKKSIMLGGILMALGHFFMAFYFESDVLGMNVTAVNNFFFYAALALLIVGNGFFKPNISTMVGRLYPEGDSRRDSGFTIFYMGINAGAFLAPLVCGWLGYEFGWHVGFGAAGVGMLAGLFVFMRGMNSGVFGDNGEQPEEYKEKKMYGLRTDHFFYVVALLMVPISAFLVKNNALEVLEGFQLHSSLLTVLGIVILGIIIKKMMELSRMEVFRLVSVLVLTLLITVFWSFFELAGTAITLFAERNVNLTLLNASQTNAINPGYIIFLAIPFSLMWVYLSKTQRNPITPIKFALGILQLGLGFIVFAMSAQFMDADGRTPFMFLMIGYLLLTTGELFISPIGLSKVTELSPKSMTAFMMGVYFLSSSYAHYISGAIAKLTTSTESGTAPEPGFMTTMIEKVTGFAGGFTESSVEGVQSLLSYTSVFTQVGVVAIGMAILSFIISPILKKWMHGVH, from the coding sequence ATGAGTCAACAAAATCAAGAAATGCTAGGGCACCCTAAAGGATTATTTTATCTCTTTTTTGCCGAATTATGGGAACGTTTTTCATACTATGGAATGCGAGCATTACTAACCCTTTATATGGTAAATGAATTCTTCATGTATATCACCGATGAAGCATATAGAGAAGAAATGTCTTTTGGAATTTTTGCAGCATATGGTTCATTAGTATATGCAACCCCTGTACTTGGCGGAATGATTGCAGATAAGTTTATTGGATTTAAAAAATCTATTATGCTGGGAGGTATCTTAATGGCCTTAGGACACTTTTTTATGGCTTTTTACTTCGAATCTGACGTTTTAGGAATGAATGTTACTGCCGTAAATAACTTCTTCTTCTACGCTGCTTTAGCGTTATTGATTGTAGGAAACGGATTCTTTAAACCTAACATTTCAACAATGGTAGGAAGACTATATCCTGAGGGAGACTCTAGAAGAGATTCTGGTTTCACAATATTCTATATGGGAATTAATGCTGGTGCATTCTTAGCACCTCTAGTGTGTGGTTGGTTAGGTTACGAATTTGGATGGCACGTTGGTTTTGGTGCCGCTGGTGTAGGTATGCTAGCTGGATTATTTGTCTTCATGAGAGGTATGAACTCTGGAGTATTCGGTGATAATGGTGAACAACCCGAAGAATATAAAGAAAAGAAAATGTATGGATTAAGAACAGATCACTTCTTTTATGTGGTAGCTTTATTAATGGTTCCTATTTCTGCTTTCTTAGTCAAGAATAATGCCCTTGAAGTACTTGAAGGGTTTCAGCTTCACTCTTCTTTACTAACCGTTTTAGGTATAGTAATCCTTGGAATTATCATTAAAAAGATGATGGAACTTTCAAGAATGGAAGTTTTTAGATTGGTAAGTGTGCTTGTACTAACCTTACTTATTACGGTATTCTGGTCATTCTTTGAATTAGCAGGTACAGCTATTACCCTTTTTGCTGAACGTAATGTAAACCTAACACTGCTAAACGCTTCACAAACCAATGCTATTAACCCTGGTTATATTATTTTCCTTGCTATTCCATTTTCTTTGATGTGGGTGTATCTTTCGAAAACACAAAGGAACCCTATCACACCTATCAAATTTGCCTTAGGTATATTACAGTTAGGCCTAGGTTTTATTGTATTTGCTATGAGTGCTCAATTTATGGATGCTGATGGTCGTACCCCTTTTATGTTCTTAATGATTGGTTATTTACTATTAACTACTGGAGAGTTGTTTATTTCCCCTATTGGACTTTCTAAAGTAACAGAACTATCACCAAAAAGTATGACAGCATTTATGATGGGTGTTTACTTCCTATCATCCTCATATGCACATTATATTTCTGGTGCAATTGCTAAGTTAACCACCTCTACAGAATCAGGCACAGCCCCTGAACCTGGATTTATGACAACAATGATTGAGAAAGTTACAGGCTTTGCTGGTGGCTTCACAGAATCTAGTGTTGAAGGTGTTCAATCTCTTCTAAGCTACACCTCTGTTTTCACTCAAGTTGGGGTTGTGGCAATAGGAATGGCTATTTTATCGTTTATAATATCACCAATACTTAAAAAATGGATGCATGGCGTTCACTAA
- a CDS encoding thioredoxin family protein encodes MKNILIVCTLLISSLTLYSQENDGWLLNFDKAAELSMKTGKPILANFTGSDWCGWCIRLKKEVFVTPAFKKWADENVILLELDYPRRTPQTEEIKKQNRELQQFFKVRGYPTLHMFNVGIADGKTQITSLGKTGYVAGGPTPWIANANNYLKK; translated from the coding sequence ATGAAAAATATACTTATTGTTTGTACCCTTTTGATCAGCTCACTAACGCTTTATTCACAAGAGAATGATGGTTGGTTGCTAAACTTTGATAAAGCTGCTGAGCTATCTATGAAAACTGGCAAGCCTATTCTTGCAAATTTCACTGGAAGCGATTGGTGTGGTTGGTGTATTAGATTAAAAAAAGAAGTTTTTGTAACACCTGCTTTTAAAAAATGGGCTGATGAAAACGTTATACTTCTTGAACTTGATTACCCAAGAAGAACACCACAAACTGAAGAAATTAAAAAACAAAATCGAGAGCTTCAGCAATTCTTTAAAGTAAGAGGTTATCCAACACTACACATGTTCAATGTTGGAATAGCAGACGGAAAAACTCAAATTACTTCTTTAGGAAAAACAGGCTATGTAGCTGGAGGTCCAACACCTTGGATTGCCAATGCAAATAATTATCTTAAAAAATAA
- a CDS encoding thioredoxin fold domain-containing protein, with product MKQFFFTLMVFTLPFAVVSCNENEGKKVKKETNLKQIIKSSNAYSSIEWLSLDELDAKMKESPRKVILLFTKKGCPFCKEMKETTLQDSEIIKLINNNYYAVMLDGKSKDTITFKGIDYVNDASIEKDPKSTWRHNLFAELVEPYNGGYYWPSTVLLDTELEKIKSFPGSQKPAQFKRLLMSYTR from the coding sequence ATGAAACAATTCTTTTTCACTTTAATGGTTTTCACTTTACCATTTGCAGTCGTTTCTTGTAACGAAAATGAAGGCAAAAAAGTAAAAAAAGAAACCAACCTTAAACAAATCATTAAATCAAGTAACGCTTATTCATCTATTGAATGGTTATCTCTCGATGAACTTGATGCGAAGATGAAAGAATCGCCACGAAAAGTGATTTTATTATTTACAAAAAAGGGCTGCCCTTTTTGCAAAGAAATGAAAGAAACCACATTACAAGATAGTGAGATTATTAAATTAATTAATAATAATTATTATGCGGTAATGCTAGATGGTAAAAGCAAAGACACCATAACTTTCAAAGGAATTGATTATGTCAATGATGCTAGTATCGAAAAAGATCCTAAATCTACATGGAGACATAACTTATTTGCTGAATTAGTTGAACCATATAATGGCGGATACTATTGGCCCTCAACAGTATTACTAGATACCGAACTTGAAAAAATTAAAAGTTTCCCAGGTTCACAAAAACCAGCTCAATTTAAGCGATTGCTAATGAGCTACACAAGGTAG
- a CDS encoding cation-translocating P-type ATPase: MTNANKYQSLNISGMTCANCAKGIEKHLSKQGIKEVNVDFSNSEAHYLSENTNVDYVIKEIESIGFKAKKDVIEEKSIVEKLFAFCLILTIPLFSHMFINENHILQNPILQFFLALPVYIVGCYYFGRSAWNSLKIGVPNMDVLIMMGTTAAFFYSISGTLIFWGTIEAHQYLFFETTATIITLVLLGNVLEHRSVKQTTSAIKDLSSIQNLEAKREKTDGTIETVSFKNIVKEDILLVNSGDKVPTDGTIISGEGYFDESMMTGESHSILKKSNEDVVGGTILLNGNIKMIAKKVGEDTVLSHIIKLIKKAQSNKPNIQRLGDKVSSIFVPVVLLIAILTFTLSYLVFDISLSQAIMRSIAVLVISCPCAMGLATPTAVMVGLGRAAKNGILIKGGNTLEEFAKVKNIVFDKTGTLTTGNFKIDSIDCEDKQRKEVVNLLYSLELHSSHPIAKSIIKELENEAIVLELEEIKEIKGQGIQAKWKGDLYKLGSAHFVNHKEGKQQLFLFKNNGFLAGINCSDEIKENLKETILELNKEGLSTTMLSGDKIEKCKSVGNAIGIYNVYGEHLPHEKLEKIDHLNKQGLTAMIGDGINDAPALAKAHVGISLGGSTEVAIESAQIVLLNTENLKQITLAYKISKHTLKTIKQNLFWAFSYNIVAIPIAALGFLNPMWGALFMAFSDVIVIGNSLRLKRKNISK, from the coding sequence ATGACTAATGCTAATAAATATCAGAGTCTAAATATTTCAGGCATGACCTGTGCCAATTGCGCTAAAGGAATTGAGAAACATTTATCGAAACAAGGTATAAAAGAAGTAAATGTTGATTTTTCAAATTCAGAAGCTCATTATTTAAGTGAAAATACAAATGTAGATTATGTCATCAAAGAAATTGAATCCATTGGCTTTAAAGCAAAAAAAGATGTCATAGAAGAAAAGAGTATAGTAGAAAAGTTATTCGCCTTTTGTTTAATATTGACTATACCCCTATTTAGTCATATGTTTATAAATGAAAATCATATTCTTCAAAACCCTATTCTACAGTTTTTTCTGGCCCTACCTGTATATATTGTAGGCTGTTATTATTTTGGCAGAAGTGCTTGGAACTCTTTAAAAATTGGCGTTCCAAATATGGATGTTCTTATTATGATGGGGACAACAGCAGCATTTTTTTATAGTATTTCTGGTACTCTTATTTTTTGGGGAACAATCGAGGCACACCAATATCTATTTTTTGAAACGACCGCCACCATTATCACCTTAGTTCTGCTCGGAAATGTTTTAGAACATCGTTCGGTCAAACAAACCACTTCAGCCATAAAAGATTTAAGCTCAATACAAAACCTTGAGGCTAAAAGAGAAAAAACAGATGGCACTATTGAAACTGTATCTTTTAAAAACATAGTCAAAGAAGATATCTTACTTGTTAACTCAGGAGATAAAGTGCCCACTGATGGTACTATTATTTCTGGGGAAGGATATTTTGATGAATCCATGATGACTGGAGAAAGTCATTCCATTTTAAAAAAAAGTAATGAAGATGTAGTTGGCGGCACAATTCTTTTAAATGGTAATATTAAGATGATAGCGAAAAAAGTAGGTGAAGATACTGTTCTATCACACATCATCAAACTTATTAAAAAAGCCCAAAGCAATAAACCTAACATTCAACGACTTGGCGACAAGGTCAGTTCAATATTTGTTCCTGTTGTGCTATTGATAGCCATACTAACATTTACATTAAGCTATTTAGTCTTTGACATCAGCCTATCTCAAGCAATTATGCGATCGATTGCTGTATTGGTAATTTCCTGTCCTTGTGCAATGGGCTTAGCAACTCCTACTGCCGTAATGGTTGGCTTAGGAAGAGCTGCCAAAAATGGAATCCTAATTAAAGGGGGTAATACCCTAGAAGAGTTTGCGAAAGTAAAAAACATCGTCTTTGATAAAACAGGCACTCTTACTACAGGTAACTTTAAGATAGACAGTATTGATTGTGAAGATAAACAACGAAAAGAGGTGGTTAATTTACTCTATTCTTTAGAACTGCATTCTTCGCACCCTATTGCAAAATCCATCATTAAAGAGCTTGAAAACGAAGCCATAGTGTTAGAGTTGGAAGAAATAAAAGAAATAAAAGGACAAGGGATACAAGCAAAGTGGAAAGGAGATTTATACAAATTAGGTTCAGCTCATTTTGTTAATCACAAAGAAGGAAAACAACAACTCTTCTTATTTAAGAACAATGGATTTTTGGCAGGGATAAATTGCTCCGATGAAATAAAAGAAAACCTTAAAGAGACCATTTTAGAACTTAACAAAGAAGGTTTATCAACCACCATGTTAAGTGGTGATAAAATTGAAAAATGTAAATCCGTTGGCAACGCCATCGGCATTTATAACGTTTATGGCGAACACTTACCTCACGAGAAACTTGAAAAGATCGACCATCTTAATAAGCAAGGTCTTACAGCTATGATTGGAGATGGAATTAATGATGCACCAGCACTAGCAAAAGCACATGTAGGAATATCCTTAGGAGGAAGTACAGAAGTAGCTATAGAGTCTGCACAAATTGTTCTACTTAATACTGAGAACTTAAAACAAATAACCTTAGCATATAAAATCAGTAAACACACTCTTAAAACTATTAAACAAAATTTGTTTTGGGCATTTTCCTATAACATTGTTGCAATACCTATTGCAGCACTAGGATTTTTAAATCCTATGTGGGGTGCTTTATTTATGGCCTTTTCTGATGTTATTGTTATTGGGAATTCACTAAGATTAAAACGAAAAAACATCTCTAAATAA
- a CDS encoding discoidin domain-containing protein: MRLLTTIIYCLFFSLQLTAQDKFNSHDFIKGNIPSYKPSFDNSYPAWGKMLYDENPNFLEIQKKYNEWKKNPSTEFKAIERYYKIWVRNIKPYVRVNGEIVSQINTPPPATQQSISSENEWSFLGPKETFFLNESGGEMLPSSCPWQVNVYSFDVSKSNDSILYCGTETGFVNKSTDKGDSWVMLAKDYSFNGGITALAIDPQNEQTVYVAAGAQLHKTNDGGENWNTLLVSDGLFYSDKIIIDESNSDKIIAAGSNGIFYSTDEGLNWSNPWEYQSYDVHFKSNDASIVFAITTVNGDFKLIKSNNGGASFSTVSSFPSNIADESGALLAVSPDDSESIFALLLSSNDTPLLYKGNLAMDSWEVLATGQTDDFPLENWQGFYDLVFEVSPDDADVIFAGTSSLYKSTNGGESFFIIGGYGGDFSIHPDAQYMILLENNEAWLATDGGFTYSTDNFTNTNNAYSKNKNLVGSDMWGFDQGWNEDIVVGGRYHNGNTAIADFYQPKALRMGGAESPTGWLMKGKSRHVAFNDLGPGWILPSSAESSPEGRFPFNKYPNMDEYGGRRGNMVFHTNYYEVIFLGEGNSFWKSNDMGQSFELLHNFGQRVRYLQISYSDPNVIYADVVNQGLHKSEDGGYTWIAKPSLTNGENGDSFWKGKLHFDISPNDPNTIYACLQNGIWSADLGKIFKSTDGGDNWTDWTENLNPYSKSLVVQPDGSGNDIVYLFTSNINSENANCYIRRHGESEWSIYGTDFPVGTDPNHALPFFRDSKIRVAGTSGVWENDLDEIDFLPIIQPWVNRPIIDCVFDTIQLEDHSILNHENCSWQWTIEPEPIYIENENIRNPMVILGEVGNYTVTLSVTKDGTTYSKTIEDMIYAKECPSIENCDNPAIVPKENWDLVYFDSEESNYPGYASMAFDGNTSTIWHTQWSTGNTPYPHQLEIDFNNEFKIYEFTYKTRQDGENGRIKDMEIYFSNDLLDYGEPDTIVEFENTAAPQTIIFQNPKVGRYIKIVALSEVNGGPWASAAEFDIKACYNTSAIETKGFNYLKAYPIPTNGNLRVSLPSLNSYYYTIYTIDGKEIKKGKTDMSIDYFEIDLSDYNDGIYIIKLQSYDGKEYLIKSIKE, translated from the coding sequence ATGCGATTACTTACCACCATTATATATTGCTTGTTTTTTTCATTGCAACTTACAGCACAAGACAAATTTAACTCACACGATTTTATTAAAGGAAATATTCCGTCATATAAGCCCTCATTCGACAACTCTTACCCTGCATGGGGAAAAATGTTATATGATGAAAATCCAAACTTCCTCGAGATACAAAAAAAATATAATGAATGGAAAAAAAATCCTAGTACTGAATTCAAAGCGATTGAACGCTATTATAAAATATGGGTTAGGAATATCAAACCCTATGTACGAGTTAATGGGGAAATAGTCTCACAAATAAACACCCCACCTCCTGCTACTCAACAAAGCATATCTTCAGAAAATGAATGGTCATTTTTAGGACCCAAAGAAACTTTTTTTCTTAATGAAAGTGGAGGCGAAATGTTACCTTCTAGTTGTCCGTGGCAAGTAAATGTATATTCATTCGATGTATCAAAAAGCAATGACTCCATTCTTTATTGTGGTACTGAAACTGGCTTTGTCAACAAATCAACAGACAAGGGAGACAGTTGGGTAATGTTGGCAAAAGATTATAGTTTTAACGGTGGGATTACAGCCTTAGCTATAGATCCACAAAACGAACAAACCGTATATGTAGCCGCAGGTGCACAACTTCATAAAACCAATGACGGAGGAGAAAACTGGAATACACTACTTGTTTCTGACGGCTTATTCTATTCTGACAAAATTATTATTGATGAATCCAATTCAGACAAAATAATTGCAGCAGGCTCAAATGGCATTTTTTATTCTACTGATGAAGGGCTTAATTGGTCAAACCCATGGGAATATCAATCTTATGATGTACATTTTAAAAGTAATGATGCATCTATAGTATTTGCTATAACTACCGTTAACGGAGATTTTAAACTTATTAAATCTAATAATGGTGGGGCTAGTTTTTCTACTGTCTCTTCTTTTCCGAGCAATATTGCAGATGAATCAGGTGCATTGTTAGCAGTAAGCCCAGATGATTCCGAAAGTATTTTTGCTCTACTCTTAAGTAGTAATGACACACCCCTACTCTACAAAGGAAACTTAGCTATGGATAGTTGGGAAGTCCTTGCCACTGGGCAAACTGATGATTTTCCCCTAGAAAATTGGCAAGGGTTTTATGATCTAGTTTTTGAAGTATCACCAGATGATGCTGACGTAATATTTGCAGGAACGTCAAGTTTATACAAATCAACAAATGGTGGTGAAAGTTTCTTTATCATAGGCGGATATGGAGGTGATTTCTCTATACATCCAGATGCCCAATACATGATATTACTCGAAAACAACGAAGCATGGTTAGCAACCGACGGTGGCTTTACCTATTCAACAGATAATTTCACTAATACCAATAATGCATACTCCAAAAACAAAAACTTAGTTGGTTCAGATATGTGGGGTTTTGATCAAGGATGGAATGAAGATATCGTTGTTGGTGGTCGATATCATAATGGTAATACTGCAATTGCTGATTTTTATCAACCTAAAGCATTGAGAATGGGCGGTGCTGAATCTCCTACAGGTTGGCTTATGAAAGGGAAAAGTAGGCATGTAGCCTTCAACGACTTAGGTCCTGGTTGGATACTTCCAAGCTCAGCGGAGTCCTCTCCTGAAGGTCGATTTCCTTTTAACAAGTATCCTAATATGGATGAGTATGGTGGTAGAAGAGGAAATATGGTATTCCATACCAATTATTATGAAGTAATATTTTTGGGTGAAGGAAATAGCTTTTGGAAAAGTAACGATATGGGGCAATCATTTGAGCTTCTACACAACTTTGGGCAAAGGGTTAGATATCTACAAATTTCATATAGTGATCCCAATGTGATTTATGCTGACGTTGTCAATCAAGGATTACATAAATCAGAAGATGGCGGTTATACCTGGATAGCTAAACCTAGTTTAACTAACGGAGAAAATGGAGATAGCTTTTGGAAAGGAAAGCTACATTTTGATATTTCTCCCAATGACCCAAACACAATTTACGCTTGTTTGCAAAATGGAATATGGTCAGCAGATTTAGGCAAAATTTTTAAATCAACAGATGGAGGAGACAATTGGACAGATTGGACAGAAAACCTAAACCCCTATTCGAAGTCTTTAGTTGTCCAACCTGACGGATCAGGTAATGATATCGTCTACTTATTTACCTCAAACATCAATAGTGAAAACGCTAATTGCTATATTCGAAGACATGGAGAAAGTGAATGGTCAATTTATGGCACTGATTTCCCTGTAGGCACAGACCCAAACCATGCTCTTCCATTTTTTAGAGATAGTAAAATAAGAGTTGCTGGAACATCAGGTGTATGGGAAAATGATTTAGACGAAATTGATTTTTTGCCTATCATTCAACCTTGGGTCAATCGACCGATAATTGATTGTGTTTTCGACACTATACAATTGGAAGATCATTCTATTTTAAATCATGAAAACTGTAGCTGGCAGTGGACAATCGAACCTGAGCCTATTTATATTGAAAATGAAAATATAAGAAATCCAATGGTGATCTTGGGAGAGGTTGGAAATTATACTGTCACCCTAAGCGTCACAAAAGATGGAACAACCTATTCTAAAACCATAGAAGATATGATTTATGCTAAAGAATGTCCTTCAATAGAAAATTGTGACAACCCTGCTATTGTACCCAAAGAAAATTGGGACTTAGTGTATTTCGATAGTGAAGAAAGCAATTATCCAGGTTATGCAAGTATGGCTTTTGACGGCAATACAAGTACAATTTGGCACACTCAATGGAGTACTGGCAATACACCTTACCCTCATCAATTAGAAATTGATTTTAATAATGAATTTAAAATTTATGAGTTCACTTATAAAACAAGACAAGATGGTGAAAATGGTAGGATTAAGGATATGGAGATCTATTTTAGCAACGATTTATTGGATTATGGAGAGCCTGATACAATAGTCGAATTTGAAAATACAGCTGCACCTCAAACAATTATTTTTCAAAACCCCAAAGTAGGAAGGTATATAAAGATAGTTGCTTTATCAGAGGTCAATGGCGGTCCATGGGCGTCAGCAGCTGAATTTGATATAAAAGCCTGTTACAACACTTCTGCAATTGAAACTAAAGGTTTTAATTATCTTAAAGCATATCCTATACCTACAAATGGTAATTTGAGAGTATCTCTACCTTCTCTTAATTCATATTACTACACTATATATACTATAGATGGTAAAGAAATAAAGAAAGGAAAGACTGACATGAGTATAGATTATTTTGAAATTGATTTATCTGATTATAATGACGGCATTTATATCATTAAATTACAGTCGTATGACGGAAAGGAATATTTGATAAAATCAATAAAAGAATAA
- the bshB1 gene encoding bacillithiol biosynthesis deacetylase BshB1 has translation MDKQLDILAFGAHPDDVELGCGGTIAKQISLGSRIGIVDLTRGELGTRGSAEIRDKEAAIAAQILGVEIRHNMNFRDGFFQNDEIHQLEIVKIIREYRPRIVLANAVSDRHPDHKKGSDLVSTACFLAGLSKIDTGQEAWRPEVVYHYIQFEEIEPNFVVDISDFMTQKMEAVKAFSSQFFDANSDEPETIISSQGFLDSVRYRASNLGRLSRMEYAEGFTTEKLVAVDSLDTLR, from the coding sequence ATGGATAAACAGTTAGATATATTAGCTTTTGGTGCGCATCCTGATGATGTAGAGCTAGGCTGTGGTGGTACTATAGCAAAGCAAATCTCTTTAGGAAGTAGGATAGGTATTGTAGACCTTACACGAGGAGAGCTAGGAACTCGAGGTAGTGCTGAAATTAGAGATAAAGAAGCTGCTATAGCGGCTCAAATTCTTGGTGTTGAAATCCGACATAACATGAATTTTAGGGATGGTTTTTTTCAAAACGATGAAATACATCAATTAGAGATAGTCAAAATAATTCGTGAGTATCGTCCTAGAATTGTTTTGGCTAATGCTGTCAGCGACAGACATCCAGATCATAAGAAAGGTTCTGATTTAGTTTCAACAGCTTGTTTTTTAGCAGGATTATCTAAGATTGATACAGGACAAGAGGCTTGGCGGCCTGAGGTAGTTTATCATTATATCCAATTTGAAGAAATAGAGCCTAACTTTGTGGTAGATATTAGTGATTTTATGACACAAAAAATGGAGGCTGTTAAAGCCTTTAGTTCACAATTTTTTGACGCTAATTCCGATGAGCCTGAAACTATAATTTCCAGTCAAGGGTTTTTAGATAGCGTACGCTATCGAGCATCCAATTTAGGGCGATTGTCTAGAATGGAGTATGCAGAAGGTTTTACAACTGAAAAACTAGTAGCTGTTGATAGTTTAGATACACTCAGATAA
- a CDS encoding glutathione peroxidase, producing the protein MNSYNTSESQSFYDFKLKTIDGVEFDMSSLKGKKILVVNVASKCGLTPQYKQLEALYQENKEQNFEVLAFPSSDFANQEYSDNEKISSFCQKNYGVTFTIFEKVSVKGKHKHPFYQWLTEKNKNGKKNVSVLWNFQKFTIDENGYWVDYFLPTTSPKSKKIVKWINS; encoded by the coding sequence ATGAATAGTTACAATACATCAGAAAGTCAATCTTTTTATGATTTTAAACTTAAAACCATAGATGGTGTTGAGTTCGATATGTCAAGTTTGAAGGGTAAAAAAATACTAGTAGTTAATGTGGCGTCAAAGTGTGGTTTAACACCTCAATATAAGCAGTTGGAAGCGTTGTATCAAGAGAATAAAGAACAGAATTTTGAAGTTTTAGCATTCCCATCTTCTGATTTTGCTAACCAAGAGTATAGTGACAATGAAAAGATATCTTCTTTTTGTCAAAAAAATTATGGTGTAACTTTTACTATTTTTGAAAAAGTATCGGTAAAGGGAAAACATAAACATCCCTTTTATCAATGGTTGACAGAAAAAAATAAAAATGGGAAGAAAAATGTATCGGTTTTGTGGAACTTTCAAAAGTTTACTATCGATGAAAATGGATATTGGGTAGATTATTTTTTACCAACTACCAGTCCCAAATCAAAGAAAATTGTAAAATGGATAAACAGTTAG